In a single window of the Agrobacterium vitis genome:
- the xdhA gene encoding xanthine dehydrogenase small subunit, which translates to MTNRIRFLLNDQPVTLDSADPTGTLLDYLRLAKRLTGSKEGCAEGDCGACTVLVGRLVKGMLRYEAVNACIRFIGSLNASHVVTVEHLAAKDGTLHPVQQAMVDCHGSQCGFCTPGFVMSLYGLWLESEAPSRAEIERALQGNLCRCTGYEPIVKAAEQMGLTRPSALFDPLAREREQIIATLEAMTSTDTIALDGDDGRSLIVPNSIEALANVLAAHPKATIVAGATDVGLWVTKQMRTLSPVVFINHLEALQEITVDETGITLGAGVNYSAAFDCLRAEIPAFGRLIERIGGQQVRNMGTIGGNIANGSPIGDTPPALIALGATVTLRSASGTRTLLLEDFFIEYGRQDRQSGEFVERIFLPRPKAESDFAIYKISKRRDEDISALCGAFYLEKDAQARVTTLRIAFGGMAGTPKRARAVEAVLMGKVWSRESIEAARAAFDADYQPLSDWRASADYRQLTAKNLLTRFFLETSGQRQELERFAMEGV; encoded by the coding sequence ATGACCAACCGCATCCGCTTTCTGCTCAACGACCAGCCCGTGACGCTTGATAGCGCCGATCCGACCGGCACGCTGCTGGATTATCTGCGTCTGGCAAAGCGGCTGACCGGGTCAAAGGAAGGCTGCGCGGAAGGCGATTGCGGGGCCTGTACGGTATTGGTCGGGCGGCTGGTGAAGGGCATGCTGCGCTATGAGGCGGTTAATGCCTGTATCCGCTTCATCGGCTCGCTCAACGCCAGCCATGTGGTGACGGTCGAGCATCTGGCCGCCAAGGATGGCACCTTGCATCCGGTGCAGCAGGCCATGGTGGATTGCCATGGCTCGCAATGCGGGTTCTGCACCCCCGGCTTCGTTATGTCGCTCTACGGCCTGTGGCTGGAAAGCGAGGCGCCGAGCCGGGCCGAAATCGAGCGGGCCTTGCAAGGCAATCTCTGTCGTTGCACCGGCTATGAACCCATCGTCAAGGCCGCTGAACAGATGGGCCTCACCCGGCCTTCAGCGCTGTTCGATCCTCTGGCACGGGAACGGGAGCAGATCATCGCCACGCTGGAAGCCATGACCAGCACCGACACCATCGCCCTGGATGGCGACGATGGCCGCAGCCTGATCGTCCCCAACAGTATCGAGGCACTGGCCAATGTGCTGGCGGCACACCCCAAGGCGACGATTGTTGCCGGTGCAACCGATGTCGGTCTCTGGGTGACAAAGCAGATGCGGACGTTAAGCCCCGTGGTGTTCATCAACCATCTGGAAGCGTTGCAGGAAATCACGGTCGATGAGACCGGCATTACCCTTGGTGCCGGGGTCAACTACAGCGCCGCCTTCGACTGTCTTCGGGCAGAAATCCCCGCCTTTGGCCGGTTGATCGAGCGGATCGGCGGCCAGCAGGTGCGCAATATGGGCACGATTGGCGGCAATATCGCCAATGGTTCGCCGATTGGCGATACGCCTCCTGCCCTGATCGCGCTTGGTGCGACGGTGACGCTGCGCTCGGCTTCGGGAACGCGAACCTTGCTGCTGGAAGATTTTTTCATTGAGTATGGCCGCCAAGATCGGCAGTCGGGCGAATTTGTCGAACGTATTTTTCTGCCCCGCCCCAAGGCCGAAAGCGACTTTGCCATCTACAAGATCTCCAAGCGCCGCGATGAGGATATCTCGGCGCTTTGCGGGGCCTTTTATCTGGAGAAGGATGCCCAAGCCCGCGTCACCACCCTGCGCATCGCCTTTGGCGGCATGGCCGGAACGCCGAAACGGGCGCGCGCCGTGGAAGCGGTTCTTATGGGGAAAGTCTGGAGCCGGGAGAGCATCGAGGCTGCCCGCGCCGCCTTCGATGCCGACTATCAGCCGCTCTCCGACTGGCGGGCCAGCGCCGATTACCGGCAATTGACGGCCAAGAACCTGCTGACACGGTTCTTTCTGGAAACATCCGGCCAGAGACAAGAACTGGAACGCTTTGCGATGGAGGGGGTTTGA
- a CDS encoding 3-hydroxybutyrate dehydrogenase codes for MTRTVVITGSTSGIGLGIARAFAAEGANVLINGFGPLGEIESIRKQLEAGGGKALYHPADMTKPKEIAELVETAIAEFGGIDVLVNNAGIQHVAPVEEFPIDKWDQIIAINMSSAFHTMRAAIPAMKAQKSGRIINIASAHGLVASPFKSAYVTAKHGILGMTKSVALEVAQSGITVNAICPGYVLTPLVEKQIPDTAKARGIAESEVKDVMLHLQATKEFVTVEDIAAMTLYLASDAAKQVTGTSLSIDGGWTAQ; via the coding sequence ATGACCAGGACTGTCGTTATTACCGGTTCCACCAGCGGCATCGGGCTTGGCATTGCCCGCGCCTTTGCGGCTGAAGGCGCCAATGTGCTGATCAACGGTTTCGGCCCTCTCGGTGAAATCGAGTCGATCCGCAAGCAGCTGGAAGCGGGCGGCGGCAAGGCGCTCTACCACCCCGCCGACATGACCAAGCCCAAGGAAATCGCCGAACTGGTGGAAACCGCCATCGCCGAATTCGGCGGCATCGATGTTCTCGTCAACAATGCGGGCATTCAGCACGTCGCCCCCGTTGAAGAGTTTCCCATCGACAAATGGGACCAGATCATCGCCATCAATATGTCGAGCGCCTTCCACACCATGCGCGCCGCCATCCCGGCGATGAAGGCGCAAAAATCCGGGCGGATCATCAATATCGCCTCGGCCCATGGCCTGGTCGCCTCGCCGTTCAAATCCGCCTATGTCACCGCCAAGCACGGCATTCTCGGCATGACCAAGTCGGTTGCGCTGGAAGTGGCGCAAAGCGGCATTACCGTCAACGCCATCTGCCCCGGCTATGTGCTGACGCCGCTGGTGGAAAAGCAGATCCCCGACACCGCCAAGGCGCGTGGCATTGCCGAAAGCGAGGTCAAGGATGTGATGCTGCATCTCCAGGCCACCAAGGAATTCGTCACCGTTGAGGACATTGCCGCCATGACGCTCTATCTTGCGAGCGATGCGGCAAAGCAGGTCACCGGCACCAGCCTGTCCATCGACGGCGGCTGGACGGCGCAGTAA
- the glpK gene encoding glycerol kinase GlpK, producing the protein MGGFVLAIDQGTTSSRAIVFDGAMRIVGTGQKEFPQIFPQSGWVEHEPEAIWDSVVSSIHDALARARITANDLAAIGITNQRETVVVWDKDTGKPIHNAIVWQDRRTSAFCETLKRDGLEATFTTKTGLLLDPYFSGTKLSWMLDHVEGARARAGEGGLCFGTVDTYLIWRLTGGKSFVTDATNASRTLIFNIAEHGWDEELLALLNIPAAMLPEVKDCAADFGVTDKAVFGAAVPILGVAGDQQAATIGQACFAPGMVKSTYGTGCFALLNTGADRVVSKSRLLTTIAYRMDGKTTYALEGSIFIAGAAVQWLRDGLKVIGDAAETGRLAAEADPGQPVYLVPAFTGLGAPWWDPDARGALFGLTRNTGPAELARAALEAVCYQTRDLLDAMHKDWQNGEDDMVLRVDGGMAASDWTMQRLADLLDAPVDRPSVIETTALGAAFLAASRVGLWPGMDAFARAWARDHRFEPVMDAETRTEKLRGWRDAVRRTLTAG; encoded by the coding sequence ATGGGCGGTTTTGTGCTGGCGATTGACCAGGGAACGACGTCGAGCCGTGCCATCGTGTTTGATGGGGCGATGCGTATCGTTGGAACCGGCCAAAAGGAATTTCCGCAGATCTTCCCGCAATCGGGCTGGGTGGAGCATGAGCCGGAAGCGATCTGGGACAGTGTCGTCAGCTCTATCCACGATGCGCTGGCCCGCGCCCGGATCACCGCAAACGATCTCGCCGCCATCGGTATTACCAATCAGCGGGAAACCGTTGTGGTCTGGGATAAGGATACGGGCAAGCCGATCCATAATGCCATCGTCTGGCAGGATCGCCGCACATCGGCGTTTTGCGAAACGCTGAAGCGCGACGGGCTGGAAGCAACGTTCACGACGAAGACCGGCCTGCTGCTGGACCCGTATTTCTCCGGCACAAAACTGTCCTGGATGCTCGACCATGTCGAGGGCGCCCGTGCCAGGGCAGGCGAGGGCGGCCTGTGCTTCGGCACCGTCGATACCTACCTGATCTGGCGGCTGACAGGCGGCAAAAGCTTCGTCACCGATGCCACCAATGCCTCGCGCACGCTGATTTTCAACATTGCCGAGCATGGCTGGGATGAAGAATTGCTGGCGCTGTTGAACATCCCCGCCGCCATGCTGCCAGAGGTGAAGGATTGCGCTGCCGATTTCGGCGTGACCGACAAGGCGGTATTCGGGGCGGCGGTGCCGATCCTTGGTGTGGCGGGCGACCAGCAGGCGGCCACCATCGGACAGGCCTGTTTTGCGCCCGGCATGGTCAAATCCACCTATGGCACCGGCTGTTTCGCGCTGCTCAATACCGGCGCGGACCGGGTGGTGTCGAAAAGCCGGTTGCTGACCACCATCGCCTACCGGATGGACGGCAAGACCACCTATGCGCTGGAAGGCTCGATCTTCATTGCCGGTGCCGCCGTGCAATGGCTGCGCGATGGATTAAAAGTGATCGGCGATGCGGCGGAAACCGGGCGGCTGGCGGCTGAAGCCGATCCCGGCCAGCCGGTCTATCTGGTGCCAGCCTTCACAGGTCTCGGCGCGCCCTGGTGGGACCCGGATGCACGCGGCGCGCTGTTCGGCCTGACCCGCAATACCGGACCGGCAGAACTGGCCCGCGCCGCGTTGGAAGCCGTCTGCTACCAGACCCGCGACTTGCTGGATGCCATGCACAAGGACTGGCAGAACGGCGAGGACGACATGGTGCTGCGCGTCGATGGCGGCATGGCGGCCTCCGACTGGACGATGCAGCGGCTGGCCGATCTGCTTGACGCGCCGGTGGATCGCCCCTCCGTTATTGAAACGACAGCGCTCGGTGCTGCCTTCCTCGCGGCCAGCCGTGTCGGTCTCTGGCCCGGCATGGATGCGTTTGCTCGCGCCTGGGCGCGCGACCATCGGTTTGAGCCGGTCATGGATGCCGAGACCCGCACGGAAAAGCTCAGAGGCTGGCGGGATGCAGTCAGACGGACGCTGACGGCGGGTTGA
- a CDS encoding LLM class flavin-dependent oxidoreductase → MELGLYTFADVDPTAPNKGMEAKRRVDDLLEEIRLADEVGLDVFGLGEHHRPDYMASSPATILAAAAVQTKNIRLTSAVSVLSSDDPVRVFQQFATVDLLSNGRVEMMAGRGSFIESFPLFGYDLDDYDLLFAEKLQLLMEIRDTEIVTWEGETRKPIQGRGVYPRPLQDPLPLWIAVGGTPQSVARAGYLGLPLAIAIIGGEPRRFAPLVDLYRQSGAKAGVDPAALKTSINVHGFIHDTTQSAADIFYAPQAQVMDRIGRERGWGPTNRGQYDAMRGPHGALFVGDPEAVAEKIVAHHALFKNDRFLLQMAIGPMPHKDIMRGIELYGTKVAPLVRQELGHGLTSVGAGA, encoded by the coding sequence ATGGAACTTGGCCTTTACACCTTCGCGGATGTGGACCCTACGGCGCCCAACAAGGGGATGGAGGCCAAGCGGCGGGTGGATGATCTGCTGGAGGAAATCCGGCTGGCGGACGAGGTGGGGCTGGATGTCTTCGGTCTTGGCGAACACCATCGGCCCGATTACATGGCCTCTTCGCCTGCGACCATTCTGGCGGCTGCGGCTGTGCAGACCAAAAATATTCGCCTGACCAGCGCGGTATCTGTGCTCAGTTCCGATGATCCGGTGCGGGTGTTCCAGCAATTTGCCACCGTCGATCTGCTGTCGAACGGACGGGTGGAGATGATGGCCGGGCGCGGCTCCTTCATCGAAAGCTTTCCGTTGTTCGGCTATGATCTTGACGATTATGATCTTTTGTTTGCCGAAAAGCTGCAATTGTTGATGGAGATTCGCGACACCGAAATCGTCACCTGGGAAGGCGAGACCCGCAAGCCGATCCAGGGGCGTGGCGTTTATCCCAGACCGTTGCAGGACCCGCTGCCGCTGTGGATTGCCGTGGGAGGTACGCCGCAATCGGTAGCCCGGGCCGGCTATCTCGGTCTGCCGCTGGCCATTGCCATCATCGGCGGTGAGCCGCGCCGGTTTGCGCCGTTGGTCGATCTTTACCGGCAGAGCGGCGCGAAGGCCGGGGTCGATCCGGCGGCCTTGAAAACCTCGATCAATGTGCATGGTTTTATCCATGACACGACCCAATCGGCGGCTGACATTTTCTACGCACCGCAGGCGCAGGTAATGGACCGGATCGGCCGCGAGCGCGGCTGGGGACCGACCAACCGGGGCCAGTATGATGCGATGCGCGGGCCGCATGGGGCGCTGTTCGTTGGTGATCCGGAAGCGGTGGCCGAAAAGATCGTCGCCCATCACGCCCTGTTCAAAAACGACCGCTTCCTGCTGCAAATGGCCATCGGCCCGATGCCGCACAAGGATATCATGCGCGGCATCGAGCTTTACGGCACCAAGGTGGCGCCATTGGTGCGCCAAGAGCTTGGCCATGGCTTGACGTCGGTCGGGGCGGGGGCGTAA
- the map gene encoding type I methionyl aminopeptidase, giving the protein MIISSDEELQHLKEIGILCALAVKTMGAALEPGITTRELDLIGRKVLEDNGAQSAPEFCYQFPGATCISVNEEVAHGIPGDRVIARGDLVNIDVSGVKNGFFGDTGSSFIVPPGKPKIEKLLRDGKRALFLGVTQVKTGAPFASIGNAIGAFAAKNRYTLIANLASHGIGRELHEEPRELSTWADPDETRIMQEGQVFTIEPFLSLGGQWAEDGDDPWTLYSDPKAPTVQFEHTVVATRNGPLILTMVE; this is encoded by the coding sequence ATGATCATCTCCAGCGACGAGGAACTCCAGCACCTGAAGGAGATTGGCATTCTCTGCGCGCTGGCGGTGAAAACCATGGGTGCCGCGCTGGAGCCGGGTATTACCACCCGTGAGCTGGACCTGATCGGCCGCAAGGTGCTGGAAGACAATGGCGCGCAATCGGCACCGGAGTTCTGCTATCAGTTTCCCGGCGCCACCTGCATCAGCGTCAATGAGGAAGTGGCCCATGGCATTCCGGGTGACCGGGTGATTGCTCGGGGCGATCTCGTCAATATCGACGTTTCCGGCGTCAAGAACGGATTTTTCGGCGATACCGGCTCATCCTTCATCGTCCCGCCGGGCAAGCCGAAGATCGAAAAACTGCTGCGTGACGGCAAGCGGGCGCTGTTTCTCGGCGTCACCCAGGTCAAGACCGGCGCGCCTTTTGCCAGTATCGGCAATGCCATCGGCGCCTTCGCCGCCAAGAACCGCTATACGCTGATTGCCAACCTTGCCAGCCACGGCATTGGCCGCGAATTGCATGAGGAACCGCGCGAACTTTCCACCTGGGCCGACCCGGATGAAACAAGAATCATGCAGGAAGGCCAGGTCTTCACCATCGAGCCTTTCCTGTCGCTGGGCGGTCAATGGGCCGAGGACGGCGATGACCCCTGGACGCTCTACAGCGACCCGAAAGCGCCCACCGTGCAGTTCGAGCACACCGTGGTGGCAACCCGCAACGGGCCGCTGATCCTGACGATGGTGGAGTAA
- a CDS encoding YbfB/YjiJ family MFS transporter, producing the protein MRITPPRHANPPFTALAGALSLAAAMGFGRFSFTPILPGMMADLHLLPADAGLIAAANFLGYLLGAVLAGQGWAAGRERLIGLSSLLATSLLLAAMALTQHVGVFMLIRFLSGAASAFAMIFTSSIVLAHISTHASNHGGEYAQSTHFGGVGLGIAASSLLVYALPHLSGTSTVAGWRLDWLVGAALTFVVFLVVSLLLPRVRKTGVRAEQEPPLSWGRPFLLLFASYGLFGFGYVVTATFIVTMARMANAGPAAEFLAWFLAGIMAAGSLFVWRPVLDRLGLAGAYSLALLLAAIGVFASVGLPGTAAPLVGAALLGLTFMTITAYGLRLARTLAPASSRKALSIMTAAFGVGQTVGPLVAGWLAAISGSFALPSLVAGAVLLVSLILAASLWRKTV; encoded by the coding sequence ATGAGGATCACGCCGCCCAGACATGCCAATCCCCCATTCACCGCTCTTGCGGGTGCGCTGTCCTTGGCTGCGGCCATGGGTTTTGGCCGGTTTTCCTTCACCCCCATTCTGCCGGGGATGATGGCAGATCTTCATCTCCTACCCGCCGATGCGGGCCTGATCGCGGCGGCGAATTTCCTCGGCTATCTCCTCGGGGCCGTGCTTGCTGGCCAGGGTTGGGCGGCGGGGCGCGAAAGGTTGATTGGGTTGTCTTCGCTTTTGGCAACCAGCCTGCTTCTGGCCGCCATGGCGCTGACGCAGCATGTCGGCGTGTTCATGCTCATTCGCTTTCTATCAGGCGCGGCCAGTGCCTTCGCGATGATCTTCACGAGTTCCATCGTGCTTGCCCATATCAGCACTCATGCCAGCAATCATGGTGGGGAATATGCCCAATCCACCCATTTTGGCGGGGTAGGCCTGGGTATCGCGGCGTCTTCCCTCTTGGTCTATGCCTTGCCGCACCTCTCTGGCACATCGACGGTTGCCGGGTGGCGGCTGGACTGGCTGGTCGGGGCGGCGCTGACCTTTGTTGTCTTCCTGGTTGTCAGCCTGCTGTTGCCACGGGTGCGCAAAACCGGGGTGAGGGCCGAGCAGGAGCCTCCGCTTTCCTGGGGCAGGCCGTTTCTTTTGTTGTTTGCCTCCTATGGCCTGTTCGGCTTCGGCTATGTGGTGACGGCCACCTTCATCGTCACCATGGCCCGCATGGCCAATGCGGGACCGGCTGCGGAATTTCTGGCCTGGTTTCTGGCGGGGATCATGGCGGCTGGCTCGCTTTTCGTCTGGCGTCCGGTGCTGGACAGGCTTGGACTGGCGGGCGCCTACAGCCTTGCCCTGCTTCTGGCGGCCATTGGGGTTTTTGCGTCAGTCGGATTGCCGGGCACGGCTGCCCCGCTAGTGGGAGCGGCTCTTCTCGGCTTAACCTTCATGACGATCACCGCCTATGGTCTGCGGCTGGCAAGAACCCTTGCCCCAGCCAGTTCCCGCAAGGCCCTGTCGATCATGACGGCGGCCTTCGGCGTAGGGCAGACGGTCGGGCCTCTGGTCGCCGGCTGGCTTGCCGCCATCAGCGGCAGCTTCGCGCTGCCAAGCCTTGTTGCAGGTGCTGTATTGCTGGTCAGCCTCATTCTGGCCGCAAGCCTGTGGAGAAAGACGGTCTGA
- the sbmA gene encoding peptide antibiotic transporter SbmA: MFHSFFPKPKLFFTSALVWTLVAIFGWYLFAEGLGGSLGFVSPEGTAEPYDLTYFLMPENLWFYGYFLLCLGVFGAVWSIIARDHEWKLWSIWGSMLIIVVTYFGVQISVVINNYRRPFGDLLQNALAQKPGITIWDFYNLQIIFVQIAFLSMFVSILSDFFTSHYIFRWRTAMNNFYMSKWEKLRHIEGASQRVQEDTMRFSSTLEGLGISLVNSVMTLVVFLPILFSLSSYVGELPVIGEIPHALFWLALFWSAFGTVLLAVVGIKLPGLNFRNQRVEAAYRKELVYGEDHEDRAQPITVKELFGNVRKNYFRMYFHYLYFNVARYFYLQADALFLTFILVPTIVAGKITYGIFQQILTAFGQVSNSFQYLVTSWTTIIELLSIHKRLKAFEAAIDDQPLPDIDQRYLAREEIDGEIAADKPY, from the coding sequence GTGTTTCACTCATTCTTCCCCAAGCCGAAATTGTTCTTCACTTCGGCTCTCGTCTGGACGCTTGTTGCGATCTTCGGCTGGTATCTATTCGCTGAGGGACTGGGAGGCAGTCTCGGTTTTGTGTCGCCGGAAGGCACGGCGGAACCCTATGACCTGACCTATTTCCTGATGCCGGAAAATCTATGGTTCTACGGCTATTTCCTGCTGTGTCTCGGCGTGTTCGGCGCGGTCTGGAGCATTATTGCCAGAGATCACGAATGGAAGCTCTGGTCGATATGGGGTTCCATGCTGATCATCGTTGTTACCTATTTCGGCGTGCAGATTTCCGTAGTTATCAATAATTATCGCCGCCCTTTCGGCGACTTGCTGCAAAATGCGCTCGCGCAAAAGCCAGGCATAACAATATGGGATTTCTACAATCTGCAGATCATTTTCGTGCAGATTGCCTTTCTCAGCATGTTCGTGTCGATCCTGTCGGACTTCTTCACTAGCCATTATATTTTCCGCTGGCGCACGGCGATGAACAATTTCTACATGTCGAAGTGGGAGAAACTGCGCCATATCGAGGGTGCTTCGCAGCGTGTTCAGGAAGATACCATGCGGTTTTCCTCGACACTCGAAGGCCTTGGCATAAGCCTTGTCAATTCGGTCATGACGCTGGTTGTTTTCCTGCCAATCCTGTTTTCTTTGTCGTCATACGTGGGCGAACTGCCTGTCATAGGCGAAATTCCGCATGCGCTCTTTTGGCTCGCTTTGTTCTGGTCGGCCTTCGGTACCGTTTTGCTAGCCGTCGTTGGCATTAAGCTTCCAGGGCTAAATTTCCGCAATCAGCGCGTCGAAGCCGCCTATCGTAAAGAACTTGTTTATGGTGAAGACCACGAAGATCGCGCTCAGCCTATAACCGTGAAAGAACTGTTCGGAAATGTTCGGAAGAATTATTTCAGAATGTATTTCCATTATCTCTATTTCAACGTTGCTAGATATTTTTATCTTCAGGCGGATGCGTTGTTTTTGACTTTCATATTGGTGCCGACCATCGTCGCCGGCAAGATTACCTACGGCATCTTTCAGCAGATCCTCACAGCCTTTGGACAGGTTAGCAATTCCTTCCAATATCTCGTGACCTCCTGGACCACGATCATCGAACTGCTCTCGATCCATAAGCGCCTGAAAGCGTTTGAGGCGGCCATTGACGATCAACCGTTGCCGGATATCGACCAGCGCTATCTGGCGCGGGAAGAAATCGACGGCGAGATTGCGGCTGATAAGCCCTACTGA
- a CDS encoding polysaccharide deacetylase, with protein sequence MLCSHKVIHLVPPRPLFSSSLRTLLAALCVPGIAFAQDAVKTPQKPKQLLLISFDGAADNRLWERSGEIASRANAHFTYFLSCTTLIARGPASKAYQAPQQKPGKSNVGFAPDEADAAARLQHIWTAHLAGHDISSHACGHFDGKDWSKADWLSEFSTVKTVMARAWKQNGVADKEPEGWQEFVKTGIKGFRAPYLSTSKGMVEAEKQAGFLYDASLVTKGPQEPEQDGNLTRFGLPLIPEGPGNRPIIGMDYNIFVRHSAGFDNPSKSAEFEDRTYQAFKTAFEAQYNGDRKPVQFGFHFVLMNGAAYWRAMERLVTDVCHRDDVACVSYSEAVAILEKQNGRKNPAGSSF encoded by the coding sequence ATGCTCTGTTCACACAAGGTTATTCATTTGGTCCCGCCCCGCCCGCTTTTCTCATCATCGCTGCGAACCCTGCTGGCCGCATTGTGTGTGCCGGGCATCGCCTTTGCTCAGGATGCAGTGAAAACTCCGCAAAAGCCGAAGCAATTGCTGCTGATTTCCTTCGATGGTGCCGCCGATAACAGGCTTTGGGAGCGCAGCGGCGAGATCGCCAGCCGGGCCAATGCCCATTTCACCTATTTTCTTTCGTGCACGACGCTGATTGCCCGAGGGCCAGCCTCGAAAGCCTATCAGGCCCCGCAGCAAAAGCCCGGCAAGTCCAATGTCGGCTTTGCCCCTGACGAGGCCGATGCCGCGGCAAGACTTCAGCACATCTGGACCGCGCATCTCGCCGGGCATGATATTTCCAGCCATGCCTGCGGCCATTTCGACGGCAAGGACTGGAGCAAGGCAGACTGGCTGAGCGAATTCTCTACGGTAAAAACCGTGATGGCCAGGGCCTGGAAACAGAATGGCGTGGCTGACAAGGAACCGGAAGGCTGGCAGGAGTTCGTCAAGACCGGCATCAAAGGGTTTCGCGCACCCTACCTCTCCACCAGCAAAGGCATGGTGGAGGCCGAAAAACAGGCTGGTTTTCTCTATGACGCCAGCCTCGTCACCAAAGGACCACAAGAGCCCGAACAGGACGGCAATCTCACCCGCTTTGGCCTGCCACTGATCCCGGAAGGACCGGGCAACCGCCCGATCATCGGCATGGATTACAACATATTCGTGCGCCATTCGGCGGGCTTCGACAATCCGTCGAAAAGCGCCGAATTTGAGGACCGCACCTATCAGGCGTTCAAAACCGCCTTCGAGGCGCAGTATAACGGCGACCGCAAACCCGTGCAGTTCGGCTTCCACTTCGTGTTGATGAACGGCGCCGCCTATTGGCGGGCAATGGAGCGACTGGTGACGGATGTCTGCCACAGAGACGATGTCGCCTGCGTCAGCTATTCGGAAGCTGTGGCGATATTGGAAAAACAGAACGGCCGGAAAAATCCGGCCGGGTCTTCGTTTTAG
- a CDS encoding NnrU family protein, with protein sequence MSVLILGLLFFTLVHLTRTIAPGFRDSMVARLSLNGWKSLFSVLSLLGIAIIAYGYSIAPIVNVWFPPAGMTHMTLTLMVIAMICLVASLLPAGHIAAKTKHPMVLSVKIWALAHLLSNGDLRSILLFGWLLAWGVVLRISLKRRERAGLLVRAPFVSAKYDVYAVVIGLVAYVTILLKLHEVLIGVSPLPM encoded by the coding sequence ATGTCTGTCCTTATTCTCGGTCTGTTGTTTTTCACATTGGTGCATCTCACCCGGACGATTGCGCCGGGCTTTCGCGATTCCATGGTGGCCCGCCTCAGCCTGAACGGCTGGAAGTCGCTGTTTTCAGTCCTGTCTCTGCTGGGCATTGCCATTATTGCCTATGGCTACAGTATCGCGCCAATCGTCAATGTCTGGTTTCCACCGGCTGGCATGACTCATATGACGCTGACCCTGATGGTCATCGCGATGATCTGTCTGGTGGCCAGCCTTCTCCCGGCTGGCCATATCGCTGCAAAAACCAAGCATCCCATGGTTCTCTCGGTGAAAATCTGGGCGCTGGCGCATTTGCTGTCGAATGGCGATCTGCGCTCGATCCTGCTGTTCGGCTGGTTGCTGGCCTGGGGCGTCGTCCTGCGGATCTCCTTGAAGCGCCGGGAGCGGGCGGGACTGCTGGTGCGCGCACCTTTCGTGTCGGCCAAATACGATGTCTATGCCGTGGTCATCGGTCTGGTCGCCTATGTCACTATCCTTCTCAAGCTGCATGAAGTGCTGATTGGCGTGTCGCCATTGCCAATGTAA
- a CDS encoding tetratricopeptide repeat protein, with protein sequence MANQNDSFIREVNDELRSEQMRRFWRRLGPVFIGIAVLIVVGTAGYRLYDYYTDDRSSKSGDRFLAATRLATDGKNDQALSDLQALEKDGFGAYPVLAKLRAASLMAEKGDAKAAIDAFTAIGKDNSVPQVIRDVAHIRAAWLLIDNGTYEQVSTEVEALAVPGQGLRHSAREALGLAAYKAGQMERAREWFQQITEDSEAPRNVANRAQIMLDNIAAAGKAS encoded by the coding sequence ATGGCAAATCAGAACGACAGCTTTATCCGCGAAGTCAATGACGAGCTTCGCTCCGAACAGATGCGCCGTTTCTGGCGGCGTCTGGGGCCAGTGTTCATTGGCATTGCCGTGCTGATCGTGGTGGGCACCGCCGGATACCGGCTTTATGATTATTACACGGACGACCGTTCCTCCAAGTCCGGCGACCGCTTCTTAGCGGCGACCAGGCTGGCGACAGATGGCAAGAATGATCAGGCACTGAGCGATCTGCAAGCCCTGGAAAAAGACGGGTTCGGCGCCTATCCGGTACTGGCGAAGCTTCGGGCGGCCTCTCTTATGGCGGAGAAGGGCGATGCCAAGGCGGCGATCGATGCCTTTACCGCCATCGGCAAGGATAACAGCGTTCCGCAAGTGATCCGCGATGTCGCCCATATCCGCGCCGCCTGGCTGCTGATCGACAACGGCACCTATGAACAGGTGTCCACTGAGGTCGAAGCGCTGGCAGTGCCCGGCCAGGGCCTTCGCCATTCCGCCCGTGAGGCGCTCGGTCTTGCCGCCTACAAGGCTGGCCAGATGGAACGCGCCCGCGAATGGTTCCAGCAGATTACCGAGGACAGCGAGGCACCGCGCAACGTGGCCAACCGCGCCCAGATCATGCTGGACAACATCGCTGCCGCCGGCAAGGCGTCCTGA